A single region of the Neisseria zoodegmatis genome encodes:
- a CDS encoding acetate kinase, with protein sequence MSDKLILVLNCGSSSLKGAVLDNDSGEVLLSCLAEKLNLSDAYITFKVNGEKHKVELTANPDHTGAVEALMNELKQHGLDSRIAAVGHRVVSGGELYSESIVITEEVVDGIEKCIPLAPLHNPANLLGIRAAQNIFKGLPNVAVFDTAFHQSIPEHAYTYAVPRELYRKYGLRRYGFHGTSYRFVADEAARFLGKDKNSLRMVIAHLGNGASIAAVANGQCQDTSMGLTPLEGLVMGTRSGDVDPSIFSFLAENANMSITQVTDLLNKKSGLLGISELSNDCRTIEEEAAKGHEGAKLALEVFSYRLAKYAASMAVAAGGLDALVFTGGIGENSDVIRSKVLNYLSFLGLTEDAQANIQARFGNAGVITTADSKAQAVVIPTNEELMIAQDTARLSGLK encoded by the coding sequence ATGTCTGACAAACTGATTTTAGTATTGAACTGCGGCAGCTCTTCATTGAAAGGCGCAGTATTGGATAACGACAGCGGAGAGGTTTTATTAAGCTGCTTGGCTGAAAAGCTGAATCTGTCAGATGCCTACATTACTTTTAAAGTAAACGGCGAAAAACACAAAGTGGAGCTGACCGCCAATCCCGACCACACCGGCGCAGTGGAAGCTTTGATGAACGAATTGAAACAACACGGCCTCGACAGCCGTATCGCGGCAGTAGGCCACCGTGTAGTCAGCGGCGGCGAATTGTATAGCGAATCTATCGTAATCACCGAAGAAGTGGTTGACGGCATTGAGAAATGTATCCCGCTGGCACCTTTGCACAACCCTGCAAACTTGTTGGGCATCCGCGCCGCGCAAAACATTTTCAAAGGCCTGCCGAACGTGGCCGTGTTTGACACCGCCTTCCACCAAAGCATTCCCGAACACGCCTACACTTATGCCGTTCCGCGCGAACTTTACCGCAAATACGGCCTGCGCCGTTACGGTTTCCACGGCACCAGCTACCGTTTTGTAGCCGACGAAGCCGCCCGTTTCTTGGGTAAAGACAAAAACAGCCTGCGCATGGTCATTGCCCACTTGGGTAACGGCGCTTCGATTGCCGCCGTCGCCAACGGCCAATGCCAAGACACCAGCATGGGCTTAACCCCGCTTGAAGGCTTGGTGATGGGTACGCGCAGCGGTGATGTGGATCCGAGCATCTTCTCTTTCTTGGCCGAAAACGCCAACATGAGCATTACCCAAGTTACCGACTTGTTGAACAAAAAATCAGGTTTGCTCGGCATTTCCGAACTTTCCAACGACTGCCGTACCATTGAAGAAGAAGCCGCCAAAGGCCATGAAGGTGCCAAGCTGGCTTTGGAAGTCTTTTCTTACCGCTTAGCCAAATACGCCGCTTCTATGGCCGTAGCCGCCGGCGGTTTGGACGCTCTGGTGTTTACCGGCGGCATCGGTGAAAACTCCGACGTTATCCGCAGCAAGGTTCTGAATTACTTAAGCTTCTTAGGTTTAACCGAAGATGCCCAAGCCAATATCCAAGCCCGCTTCGGCAATGCCGGCGTGATTACTACTGCCGACAGCAAAGCCCAAGCGGTGGTGATTCCGACCAACGAAGAACTGATGATTGCCCAAGACACCGCCCGATTGAGCGGCTTGAAATAA
- the secA gene encoding preprotein translocase subunit SecA has translation MLTNLAKKVFGSRNDRLLKQYRKTVAKINALEPQLKELSDEALKAKTPEFKQRLANGESLNDILPEAFAVCREASRRVLGMRHFDVQLIGGMVLHDGKIAEMRTGEGKTLVATLAVYLNALTGKGVHVVTVNDYLASRDAGIMEPLYNFLGLSVGVIVSDMQPFFRQTAYNADITYGTNNEFGFDYLRDNMVTDQYDKVQRELSFAVVDEVDSILIDEARTPLIISGQADDNVQLYQVMDQVPARLIRQQTEEGAGDYWVDEKAHSVVLSEAGHEHAERILAEIGLLQEGDSLYSAANIMLMHHLMAALRAHTLFHKDQHYVIQDGEIVIVDEFTGRLMSGRRWSEGLHQAVEAKEGVEIKRENQTLASITFQNYFRLYQKLSGMTGTADTEAFEFQSIYDLETVIIPTNRPMQRKDFNDQIFRTAEEKYEAVIKDIQACFDKGQPVLVGTTSIENSELVSALLTKAGLPHNVLNAKEHEREALIVAQAGKPSMITVATNMAGRGTDIVLGGNVKHQSDAIRADESLSEEEKQARISKLENGWEAEHKKVLAAGGLHIIGTERHESRRIDNQLRGRAGRQGDPGSSRFYLSFEDPLLRLFALDRAAALLNRLAPERGVAIEHSMLTRQIEGAQRKVEGRNFDMRKQVLEYDDVANDQRKVIYHYRNEILTNKDVSELAQAIREEVLGSLVDSHMPPDTMEEEWDIPALEAQLASEFRLNADIQGWLKENNTLDNQDIKERLIAQAEKEYAEKSDLVGKQNMSNFERNVLLQVIDNNWREHLAAMDYLRQGIHLRSYAQKNPKQEYKREAFIMFEHLWNGIKQNVASLLTAVQVEQSDDIVADTEPKEPSFMQATHSGAPSMEDVLGESRDDLATEAFDPTGNDYSPETLAQQGRFIHRNDLCPCGSGKKYKQCHGKLS, from the coding sequence ATGCTTACCAACTTAGCCAAAAAAGTATTCGGCAGCCGCAACGACCGCCTGCTCAAACAATACCGCAAAACCGTCGCCAAAATCAACGCGCTCGAGCCTCAATTGAAAGAACTCAGCGACGAGGCTCTGAAAGCGAAAACACCTGAATTCAAACAACGTTTAGCCAACGGCGAAAGCCTCAACGACATCCTGCCCGAAGCGTTCGCCGTATGCCGCGAAGCCAGCCGCCGCGTGCTGGGTATGCGCCATTTCGACGTCCAGCTGATCGGCGGTATGGTGCTGCACGACGGAAAAATCGCCGAGATGCGTACCGGCGAAGGTAAAACACTGGTGGCTACTTTGGCCGTATATCTCAACGCACTTACCGGCAAAGGCGTTCACGTCGTAACCGTCAACGACTACCTTGCCTCGCGCGACGCCGGCATTATGGAACCGCTGTACAACTTTTTAGGCTTGAGCGTAGGCGTGATTGTCAGCGATATGCAGCCCTTCTTCCGTCAAACCGCCTACAATGCCGATATTACCTACGGCACCAACAACGAATTCGGTTTCGACTACCTGCGCGACAACATGGTAACCGACCAATACGACAAAGTTCAGCGCGAGCTGTCTTTTGCCGTTGTCGACGAAGTGGACTCCATCCTGATCGACGAAGCCCGTACCCCGCTGATTATCTCAGGCCAAGCCGATGACAACGTGCAGTTGTACCAAGTGATGGATCAAGTGCCTGCCCGCCTTATCCGCCAACAAACCGAAGAAGGCGCGGGCGATTACTGGGTGGACGAAAAAGCCCATTCCGTCGTTTTGAGCGAAGCCGGACACGAACACGCCGAGCGCATTTTGGCTGAAATCGGTCTGCTCCAAGAAGGCGATTCGCTCTACTCCGCCGCCAACATCATGCTGATGCACCACCTGATGGCGGCCTTACGCGCACACACCTTATTCCACAAAGACCAGCACTATGTTATCCAAGACGGCGAAATCGTTATCGTCGACGAATTTACAGGCCGTCTGATGTCGGGCCGCCGTTGGTCAGAAGGCTTGCACCAAGCCGTGGAAGCCAAAGAAGGCGTGGAAATCAAACGCGAAAACCAAACCCTCGCTTCGATTACCTTCCAAAACTACTTCCGCCTGTATCAAAAACTTTCAGGCATGACCGGTACTGCCGACACGGAAGCCTTTGAATTCCAAAGCATCTACGACTTAGAAACCGTTATCATCCCCACCAACCGCCCGATGCAGCGTAAAGACTTCAACGACCAGATCTTCCGCACTGCCGAAGAAAAATACGAAGCCGTTATCAAAGATATCCAAGCCTGCTTCGATAAAGGGCAACCCGTACTCGTCGGTACAACCAGTATCGAAAACTCCGAGCTGGTTTCCGCGCTCCTCACCAAAGCCGGATTGCCGCATAACGTATTAAATGCCAAAGAGCACGAACGCGAAGCCTTAATCGTTGCCCAAGCCGGCAAACCAAGCATGATTACCGTTGCCACCAACATGGCAGGCCGCGGTACCGATATCGTGCTGGGCGGCAACGTCAAACATCAAAGCGACGCCATCCGTGCCGACGAAAGCCTGAGCGAAGAAGAAAAACAAGCCCGCATCAGCAAACTGGAAAACGGCTGGGAAGCCGAGCACAAAAAAGTATTGGCAGCAGGCGGCTTGCATATTATCGGTACCGAGCGCCACGAAAGCCGCCGTATCGACAACCAATTGCGCGGCCGTGCCGGCCGTCAGGGCGACCCCGGTTCCAGCCGTTTCTACCTTTCATTTGAAGACCCGCTGTTGCGCCTCTTCGCCCTCGACCGTGCAGCAGCGCTTCTCAACCGCCTCGCCCCCGAACGCGGCGTTGCCATCGAACACAGCATGCTCACCCGTCAAATCGAAGGCGCACAACGCAAAGTCGAAGGTCGCAACTTCGACATGCGTAAACAAGTATTGGAATACGACGACGTTGCCAACGACCAACGTAAAGTAATCTACCACTACCGCAACGAGATTCTGACCAACAAAGATGTCAGCGAATTGGCTCAAGCCATCCGAGAAGAAGTATTAGGCAGCTTGGTCGACAGCCACATGCCGCCCGACACCATGGAAGAAGAATGGGACATTCCCGCACTGGAAGCCCAACTGGCAAGCGAGTTCCGTTTGAATGCCGATATCCAAGGCTGGCTCAAAGAAAACAACACCTTAGACAACCAAGACATCAAAGAACGTCTGATTGCCCAAGCAGAAAAAGAATATGCCGAAAAATCCGATTTGGTCGGCAAACAAAACATGAGCAACTTCGAGCGCAACGTTTTGCTGCAAGTAATCGACAACAACTGGCGTGAACATCTGGCCGCTATGGATTACCTGCGCCAAGGTATCCATCTGCGCAGCTACGCCCAGAAAAACCCCAAGCAGGAATACAAACGCGAAGCCTTCATCATGTTTGAACACCTGTGGAACGGCATCAAGCAAAACGTAGCATCTCTGTTAACGGCTGTCCAAGTCGAACAAAGCGATGACATCGTTGCCGATACCGAGCCGAAAGAGCCTTCATTCATGCAGGCCACCCACTCCGGCGCACCGTCGATGGAAGATGTGCTGGGCGAATCGCGTGATGATCTCGCCACCGAAGCATTCGACCCCACCGGCAACGATTACAGCCCGGAAACACTTGCTCAACAAGGCCGGTTTATCCACCGCAATGATTTATGCCCCTGCGGAAGCGGTAAAAAATATAAACAATGCCACGGAAAATTAAGCTAA
- a CDS encoding DciA family protein: MDLEKLGKQDGRLLGLLKQSQQWSRLDREIKQIMPANLRPHFQTACVEEGVLILLAANNIALSRLRMIVPGLLPQLQNIRSDIREVRVKIVPKQPEPVRKNTLVLSEAAVEGFKRTADQLEQYPELAEALRKLAERHGD, encoded by the coding sequence ATGGACTTGGAAAAACTCGGTAAACAAGACGGCCGGCTGCTGGGTTTGCTCAAGCAGTCGCAGCAGTGGAGCAGGCTCGATAGGGAGATAAAGCAGATTATGCCTGCCAATCTGCGCCCGCATTTTCAGACGGCCTGTGTGGAAGAGGGCGTGTTGATTTTGTTGGCCGCCAATAATATCGCTTTGTCGCGCTTGCGTATGATTGTGCCGGGATTGCTGCCGCAGTTGCAGAATATCCGTTCGGATATTCGGGAAGTGCGTGTGAAGATTGTGCCGAAACAGCCGGAGCCGGTGCGTAAAAACACACTGGTGTTGAGCGAAGCGGCGGTGGAAGGGTTTAAGCGCACTGCCGATCAGCTGGAGCAATATCCTGAATTGGCGGAGGCTTTGCGCAAATTGGCGGAGAGACACGGCGATTAG
- a CDS encoding IS1595 family transposase: MKITHCKLKKSIQKKLLQFFVLEATARSAADLLGIHSNSATLFYRKIREVISHHLALEADAVFDGAVELDESYFGGHRKGKRGRGAAGKVAVFGILKRGGKVYTVVVENAKRESLLPVITNKIMPDSIVYTDCLSSYDVLDVSGFTHHRINHNKLFVDRQNHINGIENFWNQAKRVLRKYNGIDRKSFPLFLKECEFRFNFGTPSEQLKMLRKWCNV, translated from the coding sequence ATGAAGATAACTCATTGTAAATTAAAAAAGAGTATTCAAAAGAAGTTGCTTCAATTTTTTGTGCTTGAAGCAACCGCCCGTTCTGCTGCCGATTTGTTAGGCATCCATTCCAATTCAGCGACTCTGTTCTACCGCAAGATCCGCGAAGTCATCAGCCATCATCTTGCTTTGGAGGCCGATGCGGTTTTTGATGGTGCTGTCGAATTGGATGAAAGTTATTTTGGCGGACACCGTAAAGGCAAACGCGGTCGCGGCGCCGCAGGGAAAGTGGCGGTTTTCGGCATCCTCAAACGCGGCGGTAAGGTTTATACCGTGGTGGTAGAAAACGCCAAACGGGAAAGCTTATTGCCTGTTATTACAAATAAAATCATGCCGGATAGCATAGTCTATACAGACTGTCTGAGCAGTTATGACGTGTTGGATGTGAGTGGTTTTACCCATCATCGTATCAACCACAACAAATTATTTGTTGATCGTCAGAACCACATTAACGGCATCGAAAATTTTTGGAATCAGGCAAAACGGGTACTTCGTAAATACAACGGTATCGACCGCAAATCTTTCCCGCTGTTCTTGAAAGAATGCGAATTTCGTTTTAATTTTGGCACACCGTCTGAGCAGCTTAAAATGCTGCGAAAATGGTGTAATGTTTAG
- a CDS encoding aromatic amino acid transporter has product MSVKNPSLLGGALIIAGTVIGAGMLANPTATSGIWFTGSLLVLLYTWFSMLSSGLMLLEVNTHYPHGASFDTMVKDLLGKGWNAVNGFAVAFVLYLLTYAYIFVGGDLTAKGLSSLLKGQVGLPAGQLLFFFVLAFCVWASTRWVDRLTSILIAGMVIAFFWATGGLLTSVKLPVLFDSNAAPVTQYWIYVAAALPVCLASFGFHGNVSSLLKYFNGDAPKVARALQGGTLMALVIYVLWQLAIQGNLPRNAFGPVIEVNGQVSVLIETLSKFVPTGSMAAVLSFFAYLAIATSFLGVTLGLFDYLADMFKWDNSLAGRTKTAALTFLPPLVCCLLFPTGFVKVIGYVGLAATVWTALIPAMLLYRSRQKFTENKGYQVYGGMWLIVWVFAFGVINIAAKILHEWEVVPVFKG; this is encoded by the coding sequence ATGTCTGTAAAAAATCCGTCGCTGCTGGGCGGCGCGTTAATCATTGCAGGTACGGTAATCGGTGCCGGTATGCTGGCCAACCCTACCGCCACGTCGGGCATCTGGTTTACCGGCTCGCTGCTGGTGCTGCTCTACACTTGGTTTTCCATGCTTTCCAGCGGATTGATGCTGCTGGAAGTGAATACCCATTACCCGCACGGTGCCAGTTTCGATACGATGGTAAAAGATTTGCTCGGCAAAGGTTGGAATGCGGTAAACGGATTTGCCGTGGCGTTTGTGCTTTATCTGCTCACTTACGCCTATATTTTCGTAGGCGGCGATTTAACCGCCAAAGGTTTGAGCAGCCTGCTGAAAGGGCAGGTAGGCTTGCCTGCGGGGCAGCTGCTGTTTTTCTTTGTGTTGGCGTTTTGCGTGTGGGCATCGACCCGCTGGGTGGACCGGCTGACCAGTATTTTGATTGCCGGTATGGTAATCGCCTTTTTCTGGGCCACCGGCGGCTTGCTGACAAGCGTGAAACTGCCGGTGCTGTTCGACAGCAATGCGGCGCCGGTCACGCAATATTGGATTTATGTTGCCGCCGCGCTGCCGGTGTGCTTGGCATCTTTCGGCTTTCACGGCAATGTGTCGAGCCTGCTGAAATACTTCAACGGAGATGCCCCCAAAGTTGCGCGCGCTTTGCAGGGCGGCACGCTGATGGCACTGGTGATTTATGTGCTGTGGCAGCTGGCCATTCAGGGCAATCTGCCGCGCAATGCCTTCGGCCCGGTGATTGAAGTGAACGGTCAAGTGTCGGTGCTGATTGAAACCTTGTCGAAATTCGTACCCACCGGCAGCATGGCCGCGGTGTTGTCGTTTTTCGCCTATTTGGCGATTGCCACTTCTTTTTTGGGCGTGACACTGGGTTTGTTTGACTATCTGGCCGATATGTTCAAATGGGATAACAGCTTGGCAGGCCGCACCAAAACTGCCGCGCTTACCTTTCTGCCGCCTCTGGTGTGCTGCTTGCTGTTCCCGACCGGTTTTGTGAAGGTCATCGGCTATGTCGGCCTTGCGGCAACGGTGTGGACGGCTTTGATTCCGGCCATGCTGCTTTACCGTTCGCGCCAAAAATTCACAGAAAACAAAGGCTATCAGGTTTACGGCGGCATGTGGCTGATTGTGTGGGTGTTTGCATTCGGCGTAATCAATATCGCCGCGAAAATTTTGCATGAATGGGAAGTGGTGCCGGTATTCAAAGGCTGA
- a CDS encoding SDR family NAD(P)-dependent oxidoreductase, protein MNSKIIITGHSSGLGLALAGHYLQQGCSVLGLARRQAALRPSEKLIQHSVDLSCTQAVSALLSDGLIDGFIADADEIVFINNAAVVTPNAVAGRQDAGEIAAAVSLNVAAPLLLTNHVIACKPAGSILKIVHISSGAGRNAYPGWSVYGATKAALDHHARCIAAEQHAGVAIAAIAPGVVDTDMQAEIRAADAGVFPIRQRFHDLKEQGGLSSPADTATRIAAMIEDSNFGSETLDDVRRSPSQQ, encoded by the coding sequence ATGAACAGCAAAATCATCATCACCGGCCACAGCAGCGGGCTTGGCTTGGCATTGGCCGGACACTACTTGCAGCAGGGATGCAGCGTATTGGGGCTGGCGCGGCGGCAGGCGGCTTTGAGGCCGTCTGAAAAACTGATTCAGCACAGCGTGGACTTAAGCTGCACACAAGCCGTGTCCGCCTTGCTTTCAGACGGCCTGATTGACGGTTTTATCGCAGACGCCGACGAAATAGTATTCATCAACAACGCCGCCGTTGTAACGCCCAATGCCGTTGCAGGCAGGCAAGACGCAGGCGAAATCGCCGCCGCCGTGTCTCTGAACGTCGCTGCGCCGCTGCTGCTTACCAATCATGTGATCGCCTGCAAACCCGCGGGCAGTATCCTGAAAATCGTCCACATCAGCAGCGGGGCAGGGCGCAATGCGTATCCGGGCTGGAGCGTGTACGGCGCTACCAAAGCCGCGCTCGACCATCACGCCCGCTGCATTGCCGCCGAGCAGCATGCCGGCGTTGCCATTGCCGCCATCGCCCCGGGCGTGGTCGATACCGACATGCAGGCGGAAATCCGTGCCGCCGATGCCGGAGTATTTCCGATACGGCAGCGGTTTCACGATTTGAAAGAACAAGGCGGGTTAAGCAGCCCTGCCGATACCGCCACCCGCATCGCCGCCATGATTGAAGATTCAAACTTCGGAAGCGAAACTTTAGATGACGTACGCCGCAGCCCTAGCCAACAATGA
- a CDS encoding aminotransferase class V-fold PLP-dependent enzyme gives MATLPRPEVDESGLLEYSVVYTDRALNHMSQKFQTALRYISATLKKVYQAGHVAVIPGSGSSGMEAVARQLARDEKCLIVRNGFFSFRWTQILEKGRIAADTKVLTAKQPADETQAPFAPAPIEEVCAEIAAYKPAVVFAPHVETASGIMLPDDYIRRLAEATHAAGGLLVIDCIASGCMWLDMAQLGIDVLISAPQKGWSGSPCCGLVMLNEAAYAKVQATESDSFTLDLKKWLQIMEAFENGGHAYHATPPTDALLKLHDVMKEAEAVGFDKLKTAQMELGRKIRALLAEQGYPSVAAEGFEAPGVVVSYTNYADIQSGKAFLAHGMQIASGVPLQCGERSDFQTFRLGLFGLDKLENVERTVQTFAEVLKKV, from the coding sequence ATGGCTACTTTGCCGCGCCCGGAAGTTGATGAAAGCGGTCTGCTCGAATATTCGGTTGTTTATACCGATCGTGCTTTGAACCACATGTCGCAGAAATTTCAGACGGCCTTACGTTATATTTCCGCTACGTTGAAAAAAGTCTATCAAGCCGGGCATGTTGCCGTGATTCCCGGCAGCGGTTCGTCGGGTATGGAAGCCGTTGCCCGCCAGCTTGCGCGTGATGAAAAATGTTTGATTGTCCGCAACGGTTTTTTCAGTTTCCGTTGGACGCAGATTCTCGAAAAAGGCCGCATTGCCGCCGATACTAAAGTGTTGACGGCCAAACAGCCTGCCGACGAAACCCAAGCGCCGTTTGCGCCTGCGCCGATTGAGGAAGTGTGCGCGGAAATTGCGGCTTACAAGCCTGCGGTTGTATTTGCGCCGCATGTGGAAACGGCTTCGGGCATTATGCTGCCTGATGATTATATCCGTCGGCTGGCCGAAGCCACTCATGCGGCGGGCGGATTGTTGGTGATCGACTGTATCGCTTCCGGCTGCATGTGGTTGGACATGGCACAGCTTGGTATTGATGTGCTGATTTCCGCGCCGCAAAAGGGCTGGAGCGGTTCGCCTTGCTGCGGTTTGGTGATGTTGAACGAAGCGGCATATGCCAAAGTGCAGGCTACGGAGTCCGACAGCTTCACGCTTGATTTGAAAAAATGGCTGCAAATCATGGAAGCTTTTGAAAACGGCGGTCATGCTTATCACGCTACGCCGCCAACCGATGCTTTGCTGAAATTGCATGATGTGATGAAAGAAGCTGAGGCCGTCGGTTTTGATAAACTGAAAACGGCGCAGATGGAGTTAGGCCGTAAAATCAGAGCTTTGTTGGCAGAGCAGGGTTATCCGAGTGTGGCTGCGGAAGGTTTTGAAGCGCCGGGTGTGGTGGTGAGCTACACCAATTATGCCGACATTCAAAGCGGCAAGGCTTTTTTGGCGCACGGTATGCAGATTGCTTCTGGCGTGCCGCTCCAATGTGGCGAGCGCAGTGATTTCCAAACGTTCCGCTTGGGCTTGTTCGGCTTGGACAAACTGGAAAATGTGGAGCGCACGGTGCAGACATTTGCAGAAGTGCTGAAAAAGGTTTGA
- a CDS encoding Smr/MutS family protein, producing the protein MSNDFQSTLKALGKQAKQQAQARAEAEERTRKQAAEEVDFAKEMGGVVPLKNSNRYAPPRDKSPMKPRKTDAAALAAEDYFYVGDGGFDEPPASFSKNGQGKNDIRRLQSGHWPVVADVDLHGYTQEQAQEVLNEFIEFTKKRGVCGEIVHGSGLGSSGYKPVLKTLVRRWLMAHPDVLAYVEPHKGNDGAVRILLKRNKTWETE; encoded by the coding sequence ATGAGCAACGATTTCCAATCCACCCTCAAAGCGCTGGGCAAGCAAGCCAAACAACAGGCACAAGCGCGTGCCGAAGCCGAAGAACGCACGCGCAAACAAGCCGCCGAGGAAGTGGACTTTGCCAAAGAAATGGGCGGCGTGGTGCCGCTGAAAAACAGCAACCGCTACGCCCCGCCGCGCGACAAAAGCCCCATGAAACCGCGTAAAACCGATGCGGCGGCCTTGGCGGCGGAAGACTATTTTTATGTAGGCGACGGCGGCTTCGACGAACCGCCCGCCTCGTTTAGCAAAAACGGGCAGGGCAAAAACGACATCCGCCGCCTGCAAAGCGGGCATTGGCCAGTGGTGGCCGACGTGGATTTGCACGGCTACACGCAGGAGCAGGCGCAGGAAGTGTTGAACGAATTTATCGAGTTCACCAAAAAACGCGGCGTGTGCGGCGAGATTGTGCACGGCAGCGGTTTGGGTTCGTCCGGCTACAAGCCTGTGCTCAAAACCCTCGTGCGCCGCTGGCTGATGGCGCATCCCGACGTGCTGGCCTATGTGGAGCCGCACAAAGGCAACGACGGCGCGGTGCGGATTTTGCTCAAACGCAATAAAACTTGGGAAACGGAATAG
- a CDS encoding AI-2E family transporter, translating into MYRKKTRGAKPWIVMTVVLLLLVWLLYALGNILTPFIVAAVLAYILNPLVEKLRNKGVKRGPASMLVMIFALLILLALMLIIVPMLISQFNNMIDRVPQIVDFVQGKLLPWLDKLAGKHATINVQSIAVWIQSHTGELNNALRRIAPTLMRQSSNVAVGLTNLMLLPFLLYYFLLDWQRWSRGIKALIPRRFIDTYTRITGNMDKVLGEFLRGQLLVMLIMGVIYGVGLMLTGLDSGFAIGMIAGILVFVPYLGAFTGLLLATLAALLQFGSWQGLLMVWAVFGVGQFLESFFITPKIVGDRIGLSPFWVIFSLMAFGQLMGFVGMLIGLPLAAVTLVLLREGADVYFKSLFYKHK; encoded by the coding sequence ATGTATCGTAAAAAAACGCGCGGTGCGAAGCCGTGGATTGTGATGACGGTGGTGCTGTTGCTGCTGGTGTGGCTGCTGTATGCGCTGGGCAATATTTTGACGCCGTTTATTGTGGCGGCGGTGCTGGCGTATATTTTGAACCCGTTGGTGGAAAAGCTGCGTAATAAAGGTGTGAAGCGCGGCCCGGCGTCGATGCTGGTGATGATTTTTGCGCTGCTGATATTGTTGGCTTTGATGCTGATTATTGTGCCGATGCTGATCAGCCAGTTTAACAATATGATCGACCGCGTGCCGCAGATTGTGGATTTTGTGCAGGGCAAGCTGTTGCCGTGGCTGGATAAGTTGGCGGGCAAGCATGCAACGATTAATGTGCAGAGTATTGCTGTGTGGATTCAATCGCACACGGGCGAGTTGAACAATGCCCTGCGCCGGATTGCGCCGACCTTGATGCGCCAGAGCAGCAATGTGGCGGTGGGCTTGACCAATCTGATGCTGCTGCCGTTTCTGCTTTATTATTTCCTGCTCGACTGGCAACGTTGGTCGCGCGGGATTAAGGCTTTGATTCCGAGACGCTTTATCGACACTTACACGCGCATCACGGGCAATATGGACAAGGTGTTGGGCGAGTTTTTGCGCGGTCAGCTGTTGGTCATGCTGATTATGGGCGTGATTTACGGCGTGGGGCTGATGCTCACCGGCTTGGATTCGGGCTTTGCCATCGGCATGATCGCCGGCATTTTGGTGTTTGTGCCGTATTTGGGTGCGTTTACCGGCCTGCTGTTGGCTACGCTGGCAGCCTTGCTGCAATTCGGTTCGTGGCAGGGTTTGCTGATGGTGTGGGCGGTGTTTGGTGTAGGGCAGTTTTTGGAGAGCTTCTTCATCACGCCGAAAATCGTGGGCGACCGCATCGGCCTTTCGCCTTTCTGGGTGATTTTCTCGTTGATGGCGTTCGGTCAGTTGATGGGCTTCGTGGGCATGTTGATCGGCCTGCCGCTGGCGGCGGTTACGCTGGTACTGCTGCGCGAAGGGGCGGATGTTTACTTCAAGAGCCTGTTTTACAAGCATAAGTAA
- the rpsO gene encoding 30S ribosomal protein S15, with amino-acid sequence MALSVEQKAQIVKDFQRKEGDTGSSEVQVALLTFRINDLTPHFKANPKDHHSRRGLLKMVSQRRRLLAYLRRTQPDTYRNLITRLGLRK; translated from the coding sequence ATGGCATTAAGCGTAGAACAAAAAGCCCAAATCGTTAAAGATTTCCAACGCAAAGAAGGCGACACCGGCTCTTCTGAAGTACAAGTTGCATTGTTGACTTTCCGTATCAACGATCTGACTCCCCACTTCAAAGCCAACCCCAAAGACCACCACAGCCGTCGCGGTCTGTTGAAAATGGTAAGCCAACGCCGTCGTTTGCTGGCCTACTTGCGCCGCACTCAGCCCGATACTTACCGTAACCTGATTACCCGTCTGGGCTTGCGTAAATAA